The Nocardioides campestrisoli genome includes a window with the following:
- a CDS encoding AAA family ATPase — MAGRHLKEIFKAFQTRDELAFRRAASEIIEEEQAKHHNALARDLQKLLVAGGGAVDTSSTIIVPAPPKDREGEWDLGEVKEPGRLLEDLILDPQIVQTLEGLVEEIGQWSALDSAGIPRRQRLLLEGPPGCGKTTAAEALATELGRPFLLVRLDAVVSSYLGETASNLRRILDYADQAPFVVLFDEFDALGRSRDDYSEHGEMKRVVTAFLQMTDRYRGPSLLIAATNHSGLLDQALWRRFDEVLTFRMPTVHELRRLLRLRLKRVSHSGVDVDLYASALKGRPHAAADKLVTDARRHAMLRHANSVESQDFDAVLRGVTARPW, encoded by the coding sequence ATGGCGGGCAGGCACCTGAAGGAGATCTTTAAGGCGTTCCAGACTCGAGACGAGCTGGCGTTTCGGCGCGCCGCTTCAGAAATTATCGAGGAGGAGCAGGCGAAGCACCACAACGCCCTGGCACGAGACCTGCAGAAGCTCCTAGTCGCCGGGGGCGGTGCGGTCGACACCTCCTCGACGATCATCGTCCCCGCACCCCCGAAAGATCGTGAGGGCGAGTGGGATCTGGGCGAGGTGAAGGAACCTGGCCGGCTTCTTGAGGACCTCATCCTCGATCCACAGATTGTCCAGACCCTTGAGGGCCTCGTCGAGGAGATAGGCCAATGGTCCGCCCTGGACTCGGCCGGAATCCCTCGCAGGCAACGCCTGCTTCTCGAGGGCCCACCAGGCTGTGGGAAAACGACAGCCGCAGAGGCTCTGGCGACAGAACTAGGCCGACCATTTCTGCTTGTACGACTCGACGCAGTGGTTTCGTCCTATCTAGGTGAAACGGCGAGCAACCTGCGACGCATCCTCGACTATGCCGACCAAGCTCCGTTCGTTGTTCTCTTCGATGAATTTGACGCACTCGGAAGGTCGCGCGACGATTACTCAGAACATGGCGAGATGAAGCGAGTCGTGACGGCGTTCCTCCAGATGACGGACCGTTATCGGGGTCCAAGCCTGCTCATAGCGGCCACGAACCATTCTGGGCTGTTGGACCAAGCGTTGTGGCGTCGTTTCGACGAAGTACTCACGTTCCGGATGCCAACCGTCCATGAGTTGCGCAGACTTCTTCGTCTGCGCCTCAAGCGTGTATCCCACTCAGGGGTCGACGTCGATCTCTACGCAAGCGCGTTAAAGGGCCGACCTCATGCGGCTGCCGACAAGCTAGTTACTGATGCCCGGCGGCACGCGATGCTGCGCCATGCCAATTCGGTCGAATCACAAGATTTTGACGCGGTCTTACGCGGCGTGACCGCTCGTCCGTGGTAA
- a CDS encoding S8 family peptidase, which yields MLGETVDYTYFVLADDQGSAFSAAIERYTRTGDMRSFFNMIEDIEPYGPDDRRGPGVDSAAIPFVGTRVLDVSIWPASTLRDAQSRVETIMAILERTGGRIALRSVSARRTYLRVEVSLDGLNDLLETSVVEVIRVPPVPFIDFRDWRDLAIEDIRRDNEIGAVVGVLDDAPATTHPLLDGLVLSVDSLSPTYYQWQQIGSHGTEVVGRVLYPDLHSQLRDLEPLVSVGAVRVVRILEPDPAMPDGSPRFATYALPHDLVEQAIRHLHQAHGVKVFNMSIGYSEPFSDIHVGPLTETIDDLVRELGIVVVVPTGNAGISLNARTASGHHIIDDKPQFHFTPEHRLSEPAPAALAVTVGSIALSGAPAELPNRVGWRAAAGPDEASPFSRGGPGLGTTQRRTNKPELTHYGGNVVVNDTGNAVRNDPGASIISTSSRLGDGRLFASVNGTSFAAPAVARIAADIAYEYPEASGNLIRALLVTSAAHPSPAATLTAPYQRLRVYGYGKPTRQRAVTSGSNRATMTFDGTMQIDTVQIHPLPVPEVFRRGSGGERSIAVALAFDPPVRRQRREYLAASMKVDIYRDIDPDELADILIKQDPDDPSDMITDRRRLALDPGSNSFTNSTLHLRRWSARNSFINDDDTFYLVVTHKAQTWARNEPSYLEQSYALAVTLEDQNLVEADLHQLLTQQVHLPARIRVRA from the coding sequence GTGCTGGGCGAGACGGTCGACTACACGTATTTTGTGCTCGCTGACGACCAAGGTTCTGCCTTCTCGGCGGCGATCGAGCGCTACACGCGGACCGGGGATATGCGTTCGTTCTTCAACATGATTGAAGATATTGAACCCTACGGACCGGACGACAGGCGGGGACCCGGGGTCGACAGTGCCGCGATCCCCTTCGTCGGCACTCGCGTGCTCGATGTGAGCATCTGGCCGGCCAGCACTCTGCGGGACGCTCAGTCTCGGGTTGAGACGATCATGGCAATACTAGAACGCACCGGCGGGCGGATCGCACTGCGATCCGTGAGTGCCCGCAGGACATATCTCCGCGTCGAGGTCAGCCTGGATGGTCTCAATGACCTTCTTGAGACAAGTGTCGTCGAGGTCATCCGGGTTCCACCGGTGCCGTTCATCGATTTTCGCGATTGGCGTGACCTAGCCATCGAGGACATCAGGCGCGACAACGAGATTGGTGCTGTCGTAGGAGTTCTTGACGATGCACCCGCGACCACCCATCCACTGCTTGATGGTCTTGTGCTGTCGGTCGACTCCCTATCACCGACCTACTACCAATGGCAGCAGATCGGCAGTCACGGCACCGAGGTTGTGGGCCGAGTCCTCTACCCGGACCTCCACAGCCAATTGCGTGACCTCGAACCCCTAGTTTCCGTCGGAGCAGTCCGGGTCGTTCGGATCCTCGAACCGGATCCGGCAATGCCCGACGGTTCACCCCGATTCGCGACGTACGCACTGCCGCACGATCTGGTCGAACAAGCAATCCGCCATCTTCATCAGGCGCACGGAGTCAAAGTCTTCAATATGTCGATCGGGTACTCCGAGCCTTTCAGCGACATCCACGTAGGGCCGCTGACCGAAACGATCGATGACCTTGTTCGGGAGCTCGGGATCGTCGTCGTGGTTCCAACTGGAAATGCGGGTATCAGCCTCAACGCTCGTACGGCCAGCGGGCATCACATTATTGACGACAAGCCGCAGTTTCATTTCACCCCGGAGCACCGTCTGTCTGAGCCTGCTCCCGCAGCGCTTGCTGTCACGGTCGGTTCCATCGCGCTAAGCGGTGCTCCCGCGGAACTGCCAAACCGAGTTGGTTGGAGGGCGGCGGCTGGGCCTGATGAGGCCTCTCCCTTCAGTCGAGGAGGGCCGGGGCTCGGGACCACCCAGCGGCGGACGAACAAGCCCGAACTTACCCACTACGGCGGAAACGTCGTCGTGAATGACACGGGAAACGCGGTCAGGAACGATCCGGGAGCCAGCATCATCAGCACGTCCTCGCGCCTCGGAGACGGCCGCCTCTTTGCCTCGGTCAACGGCACCAGCTTCGCAGCTCCCGCAGTTGCCCGTATCGCGGCGGACATTGCCTATGAGTATCCAGAGGCTTCTGGGAATCTGATCCGCGCTCTACTTGTCACAAGTGCTGCCCATCCGTCTCCTGCGGCGACGCTGACCGCGCCGTACCAGCGTCTACGGGTCTACGGGTACGGCAAGCCGACCCGCCAGCGCGCCGTCACCAGTGGCTCGAACCGCGCGACCATGACGTTTGACGGAACGATGCAGATCGACACTGTCCAGATTCACCCTCTTCCGGTGCCGGAGGTTTTTCGCCGGGGAAGTGGTGGAGAGCGCAGCATTGCCGTTGCTCTCGCATTCGATCCACCTGTCAGGCGCCAGCGCCGCGAGTACCTTGCGGCCTCGATGAAGGTCGACATCTATCGGGACATCGACCCGGACGAGCTCGCGGACATTCTGATCAAGCAGGACCCAGACGACCCCAGCGACATGATCACCGATCGGCGGCGCCTAGCGTTGGACCCGGGGAGTAATTCGTTTACCAACAGCACCCTGCATCTGAGGCGGTGGAGCGCCCGGAACTCC